Within the Naumovozyma dairenensis CBS 421 chromosome 9, complete genome genome, the region ATTCTTCATATTTGATAgttgttgttttgtttAACTTTATGAAAATTTGTTATATCTTTTTGTTCAAAATTAGTGTATACTCGCGAGAGAGTCTAGGGTATTAATTGTCATAAACATGTTCTTCTTACCAATAAGTTAGGCCGTTtatgaaacaaattttcCGTTATTACAAAAACATTTCTACTCTCATGGGTTGTGAAACGccttttattattattgcgtcattaaaattttatttctaatcaaaaaaaattgcaTTTAAAAGGACAATTTTTATGAGGGTTTCTTGGATGCTGCCTTTAGAAGTAATGGCAAAAGAGCAGGAATTATCTCTGTGCTATGTAACAGAGGAAATGGGGAGGGCGGGTTGGTAATTCCGGGATTAAAGATGGGCGTTGATAGAAGACATTTTGCAAGCATTTCCAACTAAATGGGAATTAATAGCAGTATGGccattaaaaatattaattaaCTTACgtgaataataatgaggGGGGAATGAGATGAACTTCGGTTATAGTCCGCATCAAAACAATTTTACTATATCTTTTAAGAAACTAAAGTCGCTTTTATTACTAGAAGCAATTCTCCAAGTAAAACGAAGAGCAACATCCCGATAAGCCATGACAAGACCAACGAAACCTTTCAAAGAAACATTTGCACTAGAGACCTTAGTTTAGGGTGGAGAATGAAGAGTGGAACGGCTGAAGGTgttgtatatataaatatatatagatagatagatacatatatatttaccCATTGAGGAAAATCGGGTGCCGTAACCGGAGCAACGAAATGCAAGCCCGAAACTCGATGACCACATCAGATTTCATATTAGATGACGCGCTAAAGCAAAACTACGTATGTAATCATACGTAAAAAGAAAACGTATATTCATATTAGAAGCTACTATCTGTTTACAATTCtatcatttttcataatGTAACGTCTTCTATAATTAATTACATACTGCAAAAAACAGCTTGCTCGtataaaaatcattataCCTCtaaatatctttcaaaattgatTCGTTGATTCCAAGATGTATTTATTGTCAATACCAACCACACGTGCTTATTGTTTCCCCCTCATTGAGTGAACGTTCTTGTTCCTTTGGAATTTCTCGAAGGCTTCCCCACGTAGAGTTCAATTTAATTAACCCTCACTAggagaaaaaaaaacttcCTTCTCCTTCATAGACAAATATACGTCACAACTAAGAGTAACACCCGTACCAAAGATTCCGGGTGCAGTTTGAGTTTCCCCTCCCCCGTACGCCTTTATCTTAGAGGGGGCTTTGTCAAAACCCTTTCAAGGACAAAAGCCACATCAAGCCCCGCAAGAGAACCCTCTTCTTAGTTGGGTCTGTCCCATGGCAATTCCTAATTCGGTAAAGATAGGCTAAATGCAAACACATATAGACGCATTGTCGGAGAAGACCTTGCACACCGCCGTCTATCTTCTTTAAGCCGCAcgtttttcattttttcatttttttttttttttttttctatgtTTTCAGGTTTTTATACgcttattattttatatcagtatcattattatagaAACGAAAAAAACGAAGAAAATGTTGTACAGACTATAATGGGAAACTGCACCCttcctttcctttcctttcctttACGTATAacttttttgttcttcattgaataataaaaatatggaaacCTGAATCAATATTAAGCATCATATATAAGGGCTCATCTCATCGCAAGCTCATCTCAATTCATCCCGATTTCCCTTGCTATACTCTGTACAATTAACCTATAActtatatatctatatatcaTAAGATAAACAGTGCAAGATAATACAAAGATGTCATTAGAATCATCTCACTCCAACCAAGGAGAAGAGGAAATCGCACAAAAGGAAACCTACAGCGTTCATTCCACGGACATTTCCTCAGGATCAGAAATCAGTATCAAAGATGCTGGTGTTCAAAACATTGAAGTATACGCAGAACAATACAAGAAACCATACTATCGTGTCTTACtatttttctctttattCTTAGTCGCTTACGCATACGGTCTAGATGGTAACATCCGTTACACATACCAAGCTTACGCCACATCATCATACTCTCAGCATTCTCTCCTTTCCACTGTCAATTGTATCAAGACAGTCATTGCCGCAGCTGGACAAATTTGGTTCGCTAGAGCATCCGACATCTTCGGAAGATTAACCATGCTCATCATCGCTATCTTATTCTATGTAGTAGGTACCATTATTGAATCACAAGCAACTAACGTCGCTAGATTCACTGCAGGTGGTTGTTTCTATCAAGTCGGCTACACAGGAGCTATGTTAATCGTTGAAGTCATCGCTACtgatttttctaatttaaaTTGGAGATTATTAGCATTGTTTGTCCCTGCTTTAccattcattattaatactTGGATTAGTGGTGATGTCACATCCGCAGTTGGTGGGGATTGGAAATGGGGGATCGGGATGTGGGCTTTCATTTTCCCGTTGGCTTGTATCCCATTGGGTTGTTGTATGTTACACATGAGATATTTGGCTAATAAGAATTCAAAGGATAAATTGGCTAAACATGTTATGGTTCCAAAGGATAAGGAATGGAAAagatatttcttcattgacGTTTTGTTTTGGAAATTGGATATGATtggattattattgatggtTTGTTTCTTTGGATGTGTGTTGGTTCCATTCACTTTGGCTGGGGGTATGAATAGTGAATGGAAAACTGCTCATATTATTGTTCCAGAAGTTATTGGTTGGGTCGTTTGTTTACCATTGTACATTTTATGGgaaatgaaattttctaaaCATCCTCTAACTCCATGGGctttattgaaagataGAGGTGTATTCTCTGCTTTGATTATTGCTACAATGATTAATTTCTGTTGGTACATGCAAGGTGATTATATGTATACTGTCTTAGTAGTAGCTGTTCATGAATCTGTCAAATCAGCCACAAGAATTACATCTTTGTATTCTTTCGTCTCTGTTCTAACTGGTACAGGGTTGGGTCTTGTTTTGATTAAAGTGAGAAGAACCAAAccattcattatatttggTATCAGTATGTGGTTCGTTGCATTCGGTTTATTAATTCGTTACCGTGGTGACTCTGCTTCTCATGCAGGTATTATTGGTTCATTATGTTTGTTAGGTTTCGGTGCAGGGTTCTTCACTTACACAACACAAGCTTCCATCCAAGCTACTACTAGATCTCATCAAAAGCTTGCAGTCATTACTGCCCTTTATTTGGCAGCATATAATATTGGATCTGGGTTAGGATCCGCCGTTTCAGGTGCTGTTTGGACTAACGTCTTGCCCGATAGAATTTCCAAAGCTATTGCAAATCAAACACTAGCCGCTGAAGCTTATGGATCTCCATTTACATTTATCATAACTAATACTTGGGGTACCCCAGATAGAATGGCTGTTGTTAAAGCATACAGAGATGTTCAAAAAATCCTTTGTATCATTGGTCTTTGTTTCTGTATCCCATTACTTTGTGCTGCTTTATTTCTAAGAAATCATAGATTAGAAGATGTTGTCGCACTTAATGAATTGGATGAAAAGAATGTCAAAGAAGATGATCCCGTGGTTGATTTCCTTGCTAAATTTATTCCATCTTTaagaaataagaaaaattctGGAAATATTCCTAACACAactcataataataactataataataacagtgATATTGAACTTGTTAATACCAAATCTACAGAAACTGTTTAATTGCATACTTCAcaaattaattgatatcCCTTTCTGGCAATAATATTTCCCTTTTCATAACATAACCTTGTATATTACTAATAATGGGTAATTTTACTTATTACtttatttatcat harbors:
- the SIT1 gene encoding siderophore transporter (similar to Saccharomyces cerevisiae SIT1 (YEL065W)), whose translation is MSLESSHSNQGEEEIAQKETYSVHSTDISSGSEISIKDAGVQNIEVYAEQYKKPYYRVLLFFSLFLVAYAYGLDGNIRYTYQAYATSSYSQHSLLSTVNCIKTVIAAAGQIWFARASDIFGRLTMLIIAILFYVVGTIIESQATNVARFTAGGCFYQVGYTGAMLIVEVIATDFSNLNWRLLALFVPALPFIINTWISGDVTSAVGGDWKWGIGMWAFIFPLACIPLGCCMLHMRYLANKNSKDKLAKHVMVPKDKEWKRYFFIDVLFWKLDMIGLLLMVCFFGCVLVPFTLAGGMNSEWKTAHIIVPEVIGWVVCLPLYILWEMKFSKHPLTPWALLKDRGVFSALIIATMINFCWYMQGDYMYTVLVVAVHESVKSATRITSLYSFVSVLTGTGLGLVLIKVRRTKPFIIFGISMWFVAFGLLIRYRGDSASHAGIIGSLCLLGFGAGFFTYTTQASIQATTRSHQKLAVITALYLAAYNIGSGLGSAVSGAVWTNVLPDRISKAIANQTLAAEAYGSPFTFIITNTWGTPDRMAVVKAYRDVQKILCIIGLCFCIPLLCAALFLRNHRLEDVVALNELDEKNVKEDDPVVDFLAKFIPSLRNKKNSGNIPNTTHNNNYNNNSDIELVNTKSTETV